In Candidatus Nitronauta litoralis, one DNA window encodes the following:
- a CDS encoding GNAT family N-acetyltransferase, giving the protein MTQAHPEIKIRIGCKNDAAVLAEFNQLLAKETEGKELDNSTIMAGVVGGLERPERCQYFVAESRGQVIGQAMITYEWSDWRNGELWWLQSVYVQRDYRRQGVFTGIYRYIESLARKNESVRGLRLYVEEENSPGRKVYSHLGMKHAGYHVYEVEF; this is encoded by the coding sequence ATGACTCAAGCTCATCCAGAAATTAAAATTAGAATTGGCTGCAAGAATGATGCAGCGGTATTGGCAGAGTTTAATCAACTTCTGGCAAAGGAAACCGAAGGAAAAGAACTGGACAACAGCACCATTATGGCCGGAGTTGTTGGCGGTCTGGAGAGACCAGAGCGTTGCCAATATTTTGTTGCGGAATCCAGAGGCCAGGTAATTGGTCAGGCAATGATTACCTATGAATGGAGCGACTGGAGGAATGGTGAACTCTGGTGGTTACAAAGTGTTTATGTCCAAAGAGATTATAGAAGGCAGGGGGTCTTCACCGGCATATACAGATATATAGAGAGCCTTGCAAGAAAAAACGAATCCGTCAGGGGTTTGCGGCTATATGTTGAAGAGGAAAACAGTCCGGGACGAAAAGTATATTCACATCTTGGTATGAAACATGCGGGGTACCACGTGTACGAGGTGGAGTTCTAA
- a CDS encoding thioredoxin domain-containing protein, whose translation MNNSPENSNRLANETSLYLLQHAHQPVNWYPWGQEALEKAKQENKPIFLSIGYSACHWCHVMAHESFDNEEIARLMNDWFINIKVDREERPDIDAVYMKSIVAMNGHGGWPMSVFLTPAQKPYLGGTYYPPEARHNRPGFPQVLKQAHDLFHNKTQQIESQAAKVIKKIEEPIPLPDPKGHSADTVIQAAVDLLMERFDEKFGGFGNGMKFPEPMVYSLLLRHWVKSGQNSSIEMIDRSLTQMAGGGIYDQIGGGFHRYSTDREWRVPHFEKMLYDNALMARLYLETCQATRQDLYREIPLEIFEYIDREMTSSAGGFYASQDADTEAGEGHFFTWELKEVLDLLGPRHAKVFARAYGMTPGGNFEKRNVLFRAVDPETISKEEGMAIFEVDHSLKKAKETLFEARSKRQRPTRDNKIIASWNGMMISALAFGSRVLNNPELKNRSIKCADYLWDTLWDGKCLKRVIMEGEAKYDACLEDCAHLLDGFLNLYEATFDLKWIDRCESLAQYTIEEFSDQKEGGFFMTGNHHEGLITRLKPGADEAIPSANAVAALAFLKLGVVTGNSNFTKQGRGVLDSFRAEMENRPAAHLGLLAAQDFDSGSLTEIVVSGPTSGTDHEELMDRIYQDFRPSKVVVGYPGADEEKRVPLSQDRGPIMGKSTVYLCQKQTCHPPVTSAEDLDSQLTRPPIIQLNIYDQEGATKDMEKKEQEQFLNAMSQIFKFSGLDKK comes from the coding sequence TTGAACAACTCCCCTGAAAATTCCAATCGGCTGGCAAATGAGACCAGTCTCTATCTTCTCCAGCACGCTCACCAACCAGTAAACTGGTACCCCTGGGGCCAGGAAGCCCTTGAAAAAGCCAAGCAAGAGAATAAACCCATCTTCCTCAGCATTGGGTATTCGGCTTGTCACTGGTGTCATGTCATGGCACATGAATCATTCGATAATGAAGAAATTGCCCGGTTGATGAACGATTGGTTTATCAATATAAAGGTCGATCGTGAGGAACGGCCCGACATTGATGCTGTCTATATGAAATCAATTGTAGCCATGAATGGGCACGGTGGTTGGCCCATGAGTGTGTTTTTGACTCCTGCCCAGAAACCTTACCTAGGTGGAACCTACTATCCTCCTGAGGCAAGACACAATCGTCCTGGCTTTCCCCAGGTTCTTAAACAGGCCCATGATCTTTTTCATAACAAAACGCAACAGATCGAATCACAGGCGGCAAAAGTGATAAAGAAAATTGAAGAGCCCATACCTTTGCCAGATCCAAAAGGTCACTCAGCGGATACAGTGATCCAGGCTGCAGTGGATCTCCTGATGGAACGGTTTGATGAAAAGTTTGGAGGTTTTGGGAACGGAATGAAATTCCCGGAACCTATGGTTTACAGCCTGCTCCTCCGGCATTGGGTGAAATCGGGGCAAAACAGTTCGATTGAAATGATAGACCGAAGTCTGACGCAAATGGCAGGTGGTGGCATTTATGACCAGATTGGTGGTGGCTTTCATCGCTATTCAACCGACAGGGAATGGCGCGTGCCGCATTTTGAAAAGATGCTTTATGACAATGCTTTGATGGCACGCCTCTATCTGGAAACCTGTCAGGCTACCCGTCAAGATCTATATCGTGAAATCCCATTAGAAATTTTTGAATATATCGACCGTGAAATGACTTCTTCAGCCGGCGGGTTTTATGCCAGCCAGGATGCGGACACGGAAGCAGGGGAGGGACACTTTTTTACCTGGGAATTAAAAGAAGTTCTTGATTTGCTCGGACCACGACATGCAAAAGTGTTTGCACGTGCTTATGGCATGACACCCGGAGGAAATTTTGAGAAGCGGAATGTCCTGTTCCGTGCGGTTGACCCTGAAACCATTTCCAAAGAAGAAGGGATGGCTATTTTTGAAGTTGACCATTCCCTTAAAAAAGCAAAAGAAACCCTGTTCGAGGCAAGGAGTAAAAGACAGAGGCCAACCCGCGATAACAAAATAATCGCGTCCTGGAATGGCATGATGATTTCGGCTCTTGCATTTGGTTCCCGGGTTTTGAATAACCCCGAATTAAAGAACCGGAGCATTAAATGTGCTGATTATCTTTGGGACACCCTTTGGGATGGAAAGTGCCTGAAGAGAGTAATAATGGAAGGTGAAGCTAAATACGATGCCTGCCTGGAAGATTGTGCTCATTTGCTCGATGGATTTTTGAACTTGTATGAAGCAACCTTTGACCTGAAGTGGATCGATCGCTGTGAGTCTTTGGCCCAATATACAATTGAAGAATTTTCTGACCAGAAAGAGGGCGGTTTTTTTATGACGGGTAATCATCACGAAGGATTGATCACCCGACTCAAACCTGGGGCCGACGAGGCAATCCCATCAGCAAATGCTGTTGCGGCCCTGGCCTTTTTAAAACTTGGCGTTGTTACGGGAAATTCGAATTTTACAAAGCAGGGGCGTGGGGTTCTGGATTCGTTTCGGGCAGAAATGGAGAACCGGCCAGCAGCTCATCTTGGCTTGTTGGCGGCCCAGGATTTCGATTCCGGTTCCCTCACCGAAATTGTTGTGAGCGGCCCAACTTCGGGGACGGACCATGAAGAGCTCATGGACCGTATATACCAGGACTTTCGACCCTCGAAAGTTGTTGTCGGATATCCCGGTGCTGATGAGGAGAAGCGTGTACCCCTTTCACAGGATCGGGGACCCATTATGGGTAAATCTACTGTGTACTTATGTCAAAAACAAACCTGTCATCCCCCAGTTACATCAGCCGAAGATCTGGATTCCCAATTAACCAGACCGCCAATTATCCAACTGAATATTTATGATCAGGAAGGTGCGACTAAAGACATGGAGAAGAAAGAGCAGGAACAATTCCTGAATGCCATGTCGCAAATCTTCAAATTTTCAGGGTTGGATAAAAAATAG
- a CDS encoding tetratricopeptide repeat protein: MPKKIKVLWVLTSIVIVLGFFFTSIKFQVQQSREDHKRRAEESRIAYEEKLAKRKAAMALSKKVENIREMVASGKNKKAIILAKEVVEKDPENALARTWWAVALVNLKKMDEAIEMFKASSSKDPNQAKTYQFWGLTLVKMGRYQEAIDKYENALLLEPENSNGFTYWGAALGQMGRHKEAVEKLIKALDLNPFNKLAYGVLVDSYFHLGDYPKAWETVKNAKKQKLTIPEGTLSRLRKVSPEKG, translated from the coding sequence ATGCCTAAAAAAATCAAAGTTTTATGGGTTCTAACCAGCATTGTCATTGTACTTGGGTTTTTCTTTACCTCTATTAAATTTCAAGTGCAACAATCTCGTGAGGACCACAAGCGCCGAGCTGAAGAATCACGGATAGCTTATGAGGAGAAACTGGCAAAACGCAAGGCGGCCATGGCCCTTTCTAAAAAGGTCGAAAATATCCGGGAAATGGTAGCTTCGGGAAAAAATAAAAAAGCGATTATACTTGCGAAAGAAGTGGTTGAGAAAGATCCTGAAAATGCCCTTGCACGCACCTGGTGGGCAGTGGCATTGGTAAACTTGAAGAAAATGGATGAGGCGATTGAAATGTTTAAAGCATCCTCATCTAAGGACCCGAACCAGGCTAAGACCTATCAATTTTGGGGGCTCACCCTGGTAAAAATGGGACGCTATCAGGAAGCCATAGATAAATATGAAAACGCTCTGCTTCTGGAACCGGAAAACAGCAACGGGTTTACTTACTGGGGAGCAGCGCTGGGACAGATGGGGCGCCATAAGGAAGCTGTTGAAAAGTTGATTAAAGCTCTGGATTTGAATCCTTTTAACAAACTGGCTTACGGAGTTCTGGTTGATTCTTACTTCCATCTTGGAGATTATCCCAAAGCATGGGAGACTGTTAAAAATGCAAAAAAACAAAAACTGACAATTCCGGAAGGAACTTTGTCAAGATTGAGGAAAGTAAGCCCCGAAAAGGGGTAG
- a CDS encoding tetratricopeptide repeat protein codes for MTETPSNRFRYAVFFLFFISGATGLIYEVVWTRQLTLVLGNTHYSVATVLTTFMAGLALGSFFGGKWIDRHGNPLLVYAMLEAAIGLYCLAIPWLIDLALPLFKMIYAGFQSSYLESSFLRFLVCASILIIPTTLMGATLPVLGKFVSRNPEGIGRDVGTLYGLNTFGAVVGAYVSAYWLMRLLGISMTVYLAASINIGIAIIIFYFLKKFPSSFVLITDSTRNLEKKASLQSEPELTRKEWGVLLAFGVSGVAALIYQVAWNRIFSLVLGSSVYAFSLILTTFILGLALGTIAFSRLCHRFKDLNEVFSYLQLAIGFSALLTLPYFGSIPYVNRWVYLNWGQDFQTIQWANFLTILVLIFLPTFLMGGQFPVVIKLVAKRLDSLGKRVGQVYACNTIGTIIGAFLAGFILIPAVGIQDTLWISTLINITTGIVLLTFASQLNRQSKFVTLTMVLLLCLMGSQLVPRWDRAIISSGSFMPYRLADLEQAIEKKNKILFYKEGIHTTVTTELSYSGNIFLRVNGKTDASLAGDMRTQLLSGYIPMLVHPDPKNALVVGQGSGVTLGAVLSFPVESADLVEISPAVIEGSRYFGPFNNHSLDDSRVTTILQDGRNHLTLTDKSYDVVISEPSNPWISGVGALFTKDFYQLLVKKLNPGGIACVWVHTNMSPDNFKSIVKAFTSVFGHVTMWESIVGEDYLLVGSMQPYQLPFEKTQALFNDPKRGRALRRLGLAEIKDLMGLFIMDQEGLKNFSAEAPMHTDDNSLLEFNAPEYIYKDERHIIVRQLTPFFGGKPDLLKFTTTDVDTSLKVKKEVAALERTETQVKEIKRKAQVEQHLGRALEAVNAQQMEKALQNYFEVLKLDPDHVLTFFNMGNVYRGMRKYEKAEISYRKALEINPYYVFASMGLAQVYLVTKQPGKAHKVLNRALQILPEDAEIRTWLGLSYIKSNRLEEGLEEIMQAVQSDPYYLPAYFYLGLYLSESDSSKARKYLDYFLNRVAGDSRFKNMEQKARELLNKL; via the coding sequence TTGACTGAGACGCCTTCCAATCGATTCCGCTACGCTGTATTTTTCCTGTTTTTTATTTCAGGGGCGACGGGTCTTATTTATGAAGTGGTCTGGACCCGTCAACTCACCCTGGTTCTTGGAAACACCCACTATTCAGTGGCCACCGTTCTTACCACTTTCATGGCCGGGTTGGCACTGGGTAGTTTTTTTGGAGGAAAATGGATAGATAGGCATGGCAATCCTTTACTGGTTTATGCCATGCTCGAAGCGGCGATCGGTCTTTATTGTCTTGCCATCCCCTGGTTGATTGATCTTGCCTTACCGCTGTTTAAAATGATTTATGCTGGCTTCCAGAGTTCATACCTGGAATCCAGCTTTTTACGCTTCCTGGTTTGTGCATCCATCCTGATAATCCCGACAACTTTGATGGGAGCTACCTTGCCCGTCCTTGGCAAGTTTGTTTCCCGAAACCCTGAAGGAATTGGGCGTGATGTCGGAACTTTATATGGTTTGAATACATTTGGGGCTGTTGTGGGGGCCTATGTCAGTGCCTACTGGTTAATGCGGTTGTTGGGGATCAGTATGACTGTTTATCTGGCGGCCTCCATAAACATCGGGATTGCCATCATCATTTTTTATTTTTTAAAAAAATTTCCTTCTTCATTTGTATTAATTACAGATTCTACACGGAACCTCGAAAAAAAAGCTTCCCTGCAATCAGAACCAGAATTGACACGAAAGGAATGGGGGGTGTTATTGGCTTTTGGAGTTTCCGGGGTAGCCGCTTTGATCTATCAAGTTGCGTGGAACCGAATTTTTTCACTTGTCCTTGGTTCTTCAGTTTACGCTTTCAGCTTGATCCTGACTACGTTCATATTAGGCCTGGCTCTGGGGACGATTGCATTTTCCCGATTGTGTCATCGTTTTAAAGACCTGAATGAAGTGTTTTCTTACCTGCAGCTGGCAATTGGGTTTTCCGCTCTGCTTACACTCCCATATTTCGGTTCTATCCCGTATGTCAACCGCTGGGTTTATCTTAATTGGGGCCAGGATTTTCAAACTATCCAATGGGCCAATTTTCTAACCATTCTGGTTTTAATATTTCTTCCAACCTTTTTAATGGGAGGACAATTCCCGGTTGTAATTAAGCTCGTTGCTAAACGGCTTGATTCCCTTGGGAAACGTGTAGGACAGGTCTATGCTTGTAATACTATTGGGACAATTATTGGAGCGTTTCTTGCCGGATTTATTTTAATTCCTGCTGTTGGAATCCAGGACACCCTCTGGATATCCACTTTAATTAACATCACCACTGGAATTGTTTTACTCACTTTTGCAAGTCAGTTAAATCGCCAATCAAAATTTGTGACTCTTACAATGGTTTTGCTTTTATGCCTGATGGGTTCCCAGCTTGTCCCGCGTTGGGATCGGGCAATTATATCAAGTGGGTCTTTCATGCCTTATCGCCTGGCTGATCTTGAACAGGCTATTGAGAAAAAAAATAAAATTTTATTTTATAAAGAGGGTATTCATACAACGGTCACCACAGAACTTTCTTACTCAGGAAATATTTTCTTGAGAGTAAATGGGAAAACAGATGCATCACTTGCCGGAGATATGAGGACTCAACTTTTATCCGGCTACATTCCAATGTTGGTGCATCCTGATCCAAAAAATGCATTGGTTGTGGGGCAGGGTAGTGGAGTGACCCTTGGAGCTGTATTGAGTTTTCCTGTTGAAAGCGCAGATCTGGTTGAAATTTCTCCTGCTGTTATTGAAGGTTCCCGCTATTTTGGTCCGTTCAACAACCACTCACTTGATGACAGCAGAGTCACAACCATTCTTCAGGATGGACGCAATCATCTCACTTTGACAGACAAAAGTTATGACGTGGTTATCTCCGAACCGTCTAACCCCTGGATTTCTGGAGTTGGTGCTTTATTCACCAAAGATTTCTACCAGTTGCTGGTCAAAAAGCTAAATCCAGGCGGAATCGCCTGTGTCTGGGTTCATACCAATATGTCGCCTGACAATTTCAAATCTATAGTCAAAGCCTTCACTTCCGTTTTTGGGCATGTGACTATGTGGGAATCAATTGTTGGAGAAGATTATCTGCTGGTGGGCTCGATGCAGCCCTATCAGTTACCCTTCGAAAAGACACAAGCCCTTTTTAATGACCCAAAGCGTGGACGGGCTTTAAGAAGGCTGGGGCTGGCCGAAATTAAAGATTTAATGGGACTTTTTATTATGGACCAGGAGGGACTGAAAAATTTTAGTGCAGAAGCCCCAATGCATACTGATGACAACTCACTGCTTGAATTTAATGCTCCGGAATATATTTATAAAGATGAACGACATATTATTGTCCGTCAGTTGACTCCGTTTTTTGGGGGAAAACCGGATTTACTGAAATTTACAACGACAGATGTTGATACCAGTCTAAAGGTTAAAAAAGAGGTTGCGGCACTTGAAAGAACTGAAACGCAGGTAAAAGAAATAAAAAGAAAAGCTCAGGTGGAACAACACTTGGGACGAGCCCTGGAGGCGGTAAATGCTCAGCAGATGGAAAAAGCTCTACAAAACTATTTTGAAGTATTAAAGCTCGATCCAGATCATGTGCTGACATTTTTCAATATGGGAAACGTCTATCGAGGGATGAGGAAATATGAAAAAGCAGAGATTTCCTACAGAAAAGCGCTTGAAATCAATCCATACTATGTTTTTGCCTCCATGGGACTGGCGCAGGTTTATCTTGTGACCAAGCAACCGGGTAAGGCTCATAAGGTGTTGAATCGGGCTCTGCAGATTTTGCCGGAGGATGCTGAAATTAGGACCTGGCTCGGATTGTCGTATATTAAGAGTAATAGGTTGGAAGAGGGCCTTGAGGAAATCATGCAAGCAGTTCAATCTGACCCCTATTATCTTCCAGCCTATTTCTATCTGGGGTTGTATCTATCAGAATCAGATAGTAGCAAGGCCCGTAAGTATCTTGATTATTTCCTCAATCGGGTTGCCGGGGATAGCCGGTTTAAGAATATGGAGCAAAAAGCTCGGGAGCTTTTAAACAAACTTTAA
- a CDS encoding VacJ family lipoprotein: protein MSYKTGSSKRLFAVIAFALIGFAPVSVFAADFEGNLDFFKGFDWESVHEEVNKNNNESKGQSNKPGAQTNKGPFEVTQTTEVTIQLEKKMPAMQGSSDKPFLGPDPMESDFEDDPFATEEQEIPELSDPLEGLNRTVYNFNDTVYDNLLKPVAETYRDLLHEEVRIAVRNLFNNALAPVKFVSSVVQLNPGKAGRVVGRTLLNTVFGWGGMLDVAGQEYGIKDVNEDFNQALGYHGVGSGPYIVLPFLGPTTARGVAGRVVDSFLSPTIVAAPGFAVGAALSGGRIVNDTSFRVEDIETLKKEAIDPYISMRDFYHQYTEGQVLK from the coding sequence TTGTCCTACAAAACAGGTAGTTCTAAACGTTTATTTGCCGTAATTGCGTTTGCCTTGATCGGCTTTGCTCCGGTTTCCGTATTTGCGGCTGACTTTGAAGGGAATCTTGATTTTTTTAAGGGTTTTGATTGGGAGTCCGTTCATGAAGAAGTAAATAAAAATAATAATGAATCCAAAGGCCAATCCAATAAGCCCGGGGCGCAAACCAATAAAGGGCCATTTGAAGTTACGCAGACAACTGAAGTAACAATTCAGTTGGAAAAAAAGATGCCCGCAATGCAAGGGTCTAGTGACAAGCCATTCCTTGGGCCGGACCCAATGGAATCAGATTTTGAAGATGACCCCTTTGCAACTGAAGAGCAGGAAATCCCGGAGCTTAGTGATCCTCTTGAGGGTCTAAACCGGACTGTTTATAATTTTAACGATACCGTTTACGACAATCTGCTCAAGCCAGTGGCAGAGACTTACCGCGATCTGCTTCACGAAGAAGTGCGCATAGCAGTTCGTAACTTGTTTAACAATGCATTGGCTCCTGTAAAGTTTGTCAGTAGTGTCGTCCAATTGAATCCCGGAAAAGCGGGCCGAGTTGTTGGGCGCACCCTCCTCAACACGGTTTTTGGTTGGGGTGGTATGCTGGACGTTGCGGGCCAGGAGTACGGTATCAAAGATGTGAATGAGGATTTTAACCAGGCACTTGGGTATCACGGTGTCGGTTCGGGACCTTATATTGTCCTTCCCTTTTTAGGGCCCACGACTGCAAGAGGTGTTGCTGGCCGTGTGGTTGACTCCTTTCTGAGCCCGACTATCGTGGCGGCTCCCGGATTTGCAGTTGGGGCTGCATTGTCAGGTGGAAGGATTGTTAACGACACCTCCTTCAGAGTGGAAGACATAGAAACGCTGAAGAAGGAAGCCATCGACCCCTATATCAGCATGCGCGACTTCTATCATCAGTACACTGAAGGACAGGTTTTAAAATAA